The Panicum hallii strain FIL2 chromosome 9, PHallii_v3.1, whole genome shotgun sequence genome has a window encoding:
- the LOC112875392 gene encoding maf-like protein DDB_G0281937 gives MAASSALRLILGSSSASRRQILSEMGYKFTLLSADIDEKEIRKEKPEELVVALAHAKADAILEKMKNNGMMKEIVDSQETTLMITADQVVVHDGVIREKPSTSEEARKFIKGYSESHAATIGSVLVTNVKTGARKEGWDKAEVYFHKIPDEVVESLIEEGNVFYVAGGLLVEHPLTSPLVEAIVGTIDSVMGLPKALTEKLIKESLSEK, from the exons ATGGCAGCCTCTTCGGCTCTCAGG CTAATCCTGGGCTCCTCGTCGGCGTCGCGCCGCCAGATTCTGTCCGAGATGGGATACAAGTTCACACTTCTT AGTGCGGATATCGACGAGAAGGAGATCAGAAAGGAGAAGCCAGAGGAACTGGTGGTCGCCTTGGCTCATGCTAAA GCGGATGCTATACTTGAGAAGATGAAGAACAATGGGATGATGAAAGAGATTGTTGATTCTCAAGAGACTACATTGATGATCACCGCTGACCAA GTTGTTGTTCATGATGGAGTGATTAGAGAAAAACCTAGCACTTCAGAAGAGGCACGGAAATTCATCAAAG GGTACTCTGAAAGCCATGCTGCGACGATTGGATCTGTGCTTGTTACCAATGTGAAGACTGGAGCTAGAAAGGAAGGATGGGATAAAGCAGAA GTTTATTTCCACAAAATTCCTGATGAAGTTGTGGAGAGTTTG ATTGAGGAGGGCAATGTCTTCTACGTTGCTGGTGGTCTCCTAGTAGAGCATCCCCTAACTTCACCTCTCGTGGAAGCCATT GTTGGTACAATTGACAGTGTAATGGGGCTACCGAAAGCGCTCACCGAGAAGCTGATCAAGGAATCCCTTTCAGAGAAATAG